Proteins found in one Gemmatimonadaceae bacterium genomic segment:
- a CDS encoding DUF1345 domain-containing protein: protein MSHPPHRGPRQRIAHMRPLVKIMWSIVAAAVTGGVLLARGTPVEMSLVMTWNVFALVALLLTWAAILTLEPREIHALAQVEDPGRGASLVLVLLGAAAALLAVLLLLNASAGLHGAERTGAIGIALSAVALAWLLIHTVFTLRYAHLYHERPAAETPIEFPGLADLPDYLDFAYFAFVIGMTAQTADVNIHDQRVRRFALLHGVIAFVYNTAIVAMSIGLVSTLLSAS, encoded by the coding sequence ATGTCCCATCCGCCGCATCGTGGACCACGCCAGCGCATCGCCCACATGCGGCCGCTGGTCAAGATCATGTGGTCGATCGTGGCGGCGGCCGTGACCGGCGGCGTGCTGCTCGCGCGCGGGACGCCCGTCGAGATGTCGCTCGTGATGACGTGGAACGTGTTCGCGCTGGTGGCGCTCCTGCTCACGTGGGCGGCTATCCTCACGCTCGAGCCGCGCGAGATTCATGCCCTCGCCCAAGTTGAAGACCCCGGGCGTGGCGCCTCACTGGTGCTGGTGCTCCTTGGCGCCGCGGCCGCGCTTCTGGCGGTACTGCTGCTGCTCAATGCCAGCGCCGGGTTGCATGGCGCCGAGCGGACGGGCGCGATTGGCATCGCCCTCTCGGCGGTCGCGCTGGCCTGGCTGCTGATTCACACGGTCTTCACGCTCCGCTACGCCCACTTGTACCACGAGCGACCTGCGGCCGAGACGCCCATTGAGTTTCCCGGCCTCGCCGATCTCCCGGACTATCTCGACTTTGCCTATTTCGCGTTCGTGATCGGCATGACGGCGCAAACGGCGGACGTCAACATTCATGACCAGCGCGTGCGGCGTTTTGCGCTGCTACACGGCGTGATCGCCTTCGTGTACAACACGGCGATCGTTGCCATGAGCATCGGGCTGGTGTCAACGCTGTTGTCGGCCTCCTAG